ATTTCTTGAATACGTTTTTATTTCATACTCTCGTTTCAAAGCGTTAGATTTTGTATCGTGAACTTCCTGGTATACAAGTGTCACTGGCCTTCTATTTTTAGTATATTTAGCGCCTTGTCCCAAATTATGTTTCATGACACGTTGTTCAACGTCCTTAGCGTAACCTGTATAGAGCGATCCATCTTTACATTTCACTATATAAACATAATGATTATCCATAATATACCTCGCTCATTTCTGGTGTGTACGTCCCGTCTTCATTATAAATGTAAAATGGCGGTTGTATTGCTAAACCTTGATTTCCACCTTTACGTCCTTCTATTATAATTGTTTGGGCATCTTTCGATCTTTTACTATAGACAAAATATAACTTTTTAGGTTCAATGCTACATTTTCTCATATTTGATAATACATCCATTAATCGTTCAGCTCGGTGCACCATGACTAACCTACCGCCTTGTTTCAATAAATGTCTCGCGGCTATACAGCAGTCTTGTAGCGAACACATTATTTCATGCCTAGCGATTTTATGCGCTTCTTTTTGATGCTGGTGTAACTGATTACTTTTAAAATAAGGGGGATTACATGTAACAAGACTGTATTGCGACGGCTTAAAATTAATGCGTGCATCTTTCAAATCCATTTCATACATATGAATTTGAGATGATAATTGATTATAAGCAATACTACGGTTAGCCATATTGACAAGTTGTTGCTGAATCTCAATACCATCTATCTGCTGCTTTGTTTTATATGATAACAATAATGGTACAACCCCATTACCTGAACATAAATCCATAATTGAATCATTTTTTCTAACTTCAGTAAAATGACCTAATAATAATGCATCGGTCGAAAACGAAAACACATCATCATTCTGAATGATACGCAAGTTTTCTTTCATTAGATAATCTAACCGTTCATGCCCTAACAACTCCATATTAAACCTCCAAAAAAGGACAAGACGGCGATGCTTGCTATAATTCAAGCCTATCACTAACATCTCATCCTTCAATAACCTAATAATTTAATTTTAGAAACTATTCACTTAAAACTTCTAAACAAAATAAACAATCGTCGCCTTTTCTATGTTTACCAAATAATTCGCCTTTACAAATATGAAAACCTTCTTTATATAACATTGCAAGGTTATCTTTACTTCTTAGCGGTTGTTTAGTATTTGAAGTTTTTTCGTTCGTCTTTTTAGCAGATTCTTCATCTTTATTAATTAAAGATTTCATATTATCATTTTCAATATGTAATGCGACATTTTCTTCTACTAATTCAACCATTAAATTTTTCATTTCAGTCATATTATTATTAACTTCATCAATTTGGCGTTCTAAACGCGAAAGTTTTTCAAATATTTCACTTCTATCCAATGTAGCTAAAGCCTCCTAATTAAATGCTTCTAATTCTTCTGCTTTATATTCAAGTGGTTGTTCGAAACCTTCGACTTTAACTTGCATAGATACGTCTAAAATGTTTAGGCCTATAACCTTACCATTGCCTTCAGGTGTTTCTATGTTATCACCCACGTCTGGCAATTGGGCACGAGCCTCTTCATAGTAGTCGTTTTCATATTTCAAACAACACATTAAACGTCCGCATGCACCAGAAATTTTTGTCGGATTCAGTGATAAATTTTGGTCTTTAGCCATTTTAATTGATACCGGTTCAAAATCTCCTAAAAATGTAGAACAACATAAAGAACGACCACATGGACCAATGCCACCTAGTAATTTTGCTTCATCTCTAACGCCAATTTGTCTTAATTCAATGCGCGTTTTCAATTTTTGCGCTAATATTTTTACTAACTTTCTAAAGTCTACCCGTTCATCTGAAGTAAAATTAAAAATTACCTTTGATTTATCTAACGTAAACTCACAATTTACTAATCTCATTGATAGTTCCAATTGTTGGATTGTCGCTTTACACAATTGCATTGCATCATTAGCATCTAGTTCATTTTGGTCATATTTTTCCTTGTCCTCAGTAGAAGCTATACGTAAAATTTCCTTTAATGGTAACGTCACATCCTCATCTGCAACATCTAAAGGCGCATATTTTACGCGTCCCATTTCTATTCCTCTTTTAGATTCAACAACGACCCATTGTCCGGCTTCTAAGTCGTAATTCATCGGGGAATAATACTCTAATTTACCTGACTTTTGAAAGTCAATGCCCACAACATTTTGCATGTCTAATTCACCCCTTTTATAACTATTTGTTCAAACACTAACGTCGGATTAACGTTTTGATTTAATTTTTTATTGGCCTCAGTTATTCTATCATACATTAGAATAATTTGATTATAGTTAATTTTACTAGCATCATTAGCAATATCTAATTTAATATCTTGAAAAATCATTTTATCTTGTATGTCAACTTTTGCATGCATGATATCTTCAAAAAAAGCATTAACTGCTGCTAATGTTAATAACTGTAAACGTCTATTCTTGGCTTGTTTTAATAAATCAACAATGCCAATCAATGCCATATGTTTGTTCGACAATAATAAATTGCACCATCGTAAAATACTTTTACGTAAAGCTGCCAAATCCGCTTCTTCGTGTAAACTCAAAGCTGTATCTAATTGCGTTGTATATGTACATAATAGTTCAGCTACAGGCCGTGTTATGTTATGTGATTCAAGCCTTTCAATGAATCGCTCTTTATCTATTGGCTTGAAATAAATATGCTGACATCTAGAATGTATCGTAGTTAAAATTTGCTCTGGCTTAGTAGAAAGCAATATTGCTACCGTGTTTTCAGGTGGTTCTTCTAAAAATTTCAAAATACTATTTTCACCTTGAACTGTTAACTTTTCAAAAGACTCAATAATATATACTTTGTGATCGCTTTCGATTGGCAATTGATTCATATGTCTCACAAGTTGTTCTATTTGTTCTTTTTTTATAGTAGTTTCTTCGGAAGCGACATGCATAAAATCAGGATGATTGAATGTATCGATTTTCAACTGACACTGTTCGTTATCATTACATAATATAAGTTTCGTAAATTCAAGCGCTACTTGTTGCATTGTCTGTGCATCATCACCTTCAAATAAATAAGCATGTGATAATTTATTTGAGTGATAAGCATTCGTCAGCATTTTTTGTTCATCCATCACAAAAATACTCCTTTATATAAAAAGGCTGCATATATAGCAAGTTAATTCATGAAGTAATAAAATTCTTACCTTTATGAATTAAAGCATGCATATATAGCAACCATAATTTAGAATTGATGGAAAGCTTCAACAGGCATTACAAACACTGTTGCTCCCCCAACTTCAACTTCAACTGGATAAGGAATATAAGAATCAGCACTACCACCCATTGGTGTGATTGGTGATACGAGTTGCTCTCTATTACCACATGTATCATCGATAACTTTTAATATATCGTCTACACGATCATCTTCAACACCTGAAAGGAATGTTGTGTTACCTGCTCTTAAAAACCCGCCCGTTGTAGCAAGTTTTGTCGCTCTAAAATTATTTTTAATGAGTTGGTCTGAAAGTTCTTGGCTGTCTTGATCTTGAACAATCGCAATAATCATTTTCATATTCATACACCTCTTCACATTATTATATCATAATTTCCCTAAATATTTGAGAATAGATTTATATGTTGCATCTACAACTTGTTCGATGCTTTGATCGGCGTCAATAACATTAAACCTAGACGTGTCACTTTCAATCACTTTATGGTACCCTTCTACAACTTGCTCATGAAAGGCTATATCTTCTTGATCTAAACGATTTTGTTGTCGTAAGTTCGTCACTATACGTTGTCGTCCCACTTCCACACTCACATCTAAATAAATTGTTAAATCTGGATATAGACCGTTTATAGCAAAGTCATTAATTGCTTTAACTTCTTCTACACCTATACCCCTTGCATACCCCTGATATGCTAAAGAACTATCAATATATCTATCGCATAGGACAATTTTACCTTGTTCAAGTGCTGGCATAATTTTGCCTACCAAATGCTCTCGTCTTGAAGCCGCAAATAATAAGGCTTCCGTACGTTCGTCCATGCCTTCGCCTTCTAACAATATTTCGCGGATTTGTT
The genomic region above belongs to Staphylococcus durrellii and contains:
- the tmk gene encoding dTMP kinase — encoded protein: MSAFITFEGPEGSGKTTVLQQVALKLEATFDTIVTREPGGVATGEQIREILLEGEGMDERTEALLFAASRREHLVGKIMPALEQGKIVLCDRYIDSSLAYQGYARGIGVEEVKAINDFAINGLYPDLTIYLDVSVEVGRQRIVTNLRQQNRLDQEDIAFHEQVVEGYHKVIESDTSRFNVIDADQSIEQVVDATYKSILKYLGKL
- a CDS encoding PSP1 domain-containing protein, whose protein sequence is MQNVVGIDFQKSGKLEYYSPMNYDLEAGQWVVVESKRGIEMGRVKYAPLDVADEDVTLPLKEILRIASTEDKEKYDQNELDANDAMQLCKATIQQLELSMRLVNCEFTLDKSKVIFNFTSDERVDFRKLVKILAQKLKTRIELRQIGVRDEAKLLGGIGPCGRSLCCSTFLGDFEPVSIKMAKDQNLSLNPTKISGACGRLMCCLKYENDYYEEARAQLPDVGDNIETPEGNGKVIGLNILDVSMQVKVEGFEQPLEYKAEELEAFN
- a CDS encoding tRNA1(Val) (adenine(37)-N6)-methyltransferase; protein product: MELLGHERLDYLMKENLRIIQNDDVFSFSTDALLLGHFTEVRKNDSIMDLCSGNGVVPLLLSYKTKQQIDGIEIQQQLVNMANRSIAYNQLSSQIHMYEMDLKDARINFKPSQYSLVTCNPPYFKSNQLHQHQKEAHKIARHEIMCSLQDCCIAARHLLKQGGRLVMVHRAERLMDVLSNMRKCSIEPKKLYFVYSKRSKDAQTIIIEGRKGGNQGLAIQPPFYIYNEDGTYTPEMSEVYYG
- a CDS encoding cyclic-di-AMP receptor is translated as MKMIIAIVQDQDSQELSDQLIKNNFRATKLATTGGFLRAGNTTFLSGVEDDRVDDILKVIDDTCGNREQLVSPITPMGGSADSYIPYPVEVEVGGATVFVMPVEAFHQF
- a CDS encoding DNA polymerase III subunit delta', coding for MDEQKMLTNAYHSNKLSHAYLFEGDDAQTMQQVALEFTKLILCNDNEQCQLKIDTFNHPDFMHVASEETTIKKEQIEQLVRHMNQLPIESDHKVYIIESFEKLTVQGENSILKFLEEPPENTVAILLSTKPEQILTTIHSRCQHIYFKPIDKERFIERLESHNITRPVAELLCTYTTQLDTALSLHEEADLAALRKSILRWCNLLLSNKHMALIGIVDLLKQAKNRRLQLLTLAAVNAFFEDIMHAKVDIQDKMIFQDIKLDIANDASKINYNQIILMYDRITEANKKLNQNVNPTLVFEQIVIKGVN
- a CDS encoding GIY-YIG nuclease family protein, translating into MDNHYVYIVKCKDGSLYTGYAKDVEQRVMKHNLGQGAKYTKNRRPVTLVYQEVHDTKSNALKREYEIKTYSRNKKLQLIKEAQ
- the yabA gene encoding DNA replication initiation control protein YabA is translated as MDRSEIFEKLSRLERQIDEVNNNMTEMKNLMVELVEENVALHIENDNMKSLINKDEESAKKTNEKTSNTKQPLRSKDNLAMLYKEGFHICKGELFGKHRKGDDCLFCLEVLSE